From Styela clava chromosome 6, kaStyClav1.hap1.2, whole genome shotgun sequence, one genomic window encodes:
- the LOC120330958 gene encoding uncharacterized protein LOC120330958 encodes MTSQSPILPLALLRQKPQAKLASPVSRNLFGASEASVVSQMLNEVLVSERRRGYSNLNFDIHNEKPAKHEQQENISDADKTPEPRRRYYWKQMKSGEAPEFYSRRYKGKKLLMPVDLSNCSPDSSTSRSRSVRRSLNGYLRSPSSEIRQKNIIRPSSTSRLEPSPLRTLSSKDPVDSPLSFDSEKIRLPLPILRPLPLHASTENAFTVKVFSPAKSTPANVRFTARSPLSQRGNQERGVRALDFSSSLQQGSSVFAPRFTSDVTNSNNSSISTSTPEIMSTPSSEMRVPAAPTPLKQLKLTEMVTMRKPRSPALKARKRLNLSEDETSSAKTPRLTHPSK; translated from the exons ATGACTTCCCAGTCGCCTATTTTACCTCTTGCTCTGCTGCGACAAAAACCTCAGGCGAAGCTCGCCAGCCCGGTATCTAGAAACCTTTTTGGCGCGAGCGAAGCATCCGTCGTGTCGCAAATGTTGAATGAGGTTTTGGTAAGCGAGCGAAGAAGAGGATATTCTAATCTGAATTTTGATATTCACAACGAAAAGCCAGCCAAACACGAACAACAAGAAAACATTTCTGATGCTGACAAAACTCCAGAGCCAAGACGACGGTACTATTGGAAGCAAATGAAATCCGGAGAGGCACCCGAATTTTATTCCCGCCGATACAAGGGCAAAAAATTATTGATGCCTGTTGATTTGTCGAATTGTAGTCCAGATTCATCAACTTCAAGATCTCGCTCGGTTAGACGTAGTCTCAATGGCTATCTTCGCTCACCATCAAGTGAAATCCgccaaaaaaatatcataaggCCCTCATCTACGTCCCGACTTGAACCGAGCCCGCTCCGGACTCTTTCGTCAAAAGATCCGGTCGACTCACCACTTTCATTCGACTCGGAGAAAATCAGACTTCCACTCCCAATTTTACGACCCTTGCCTCTGCATGCTTCGACCGAAAATGCTTTCACTGTCAAAGTATTTTCACCAGCAAAATCCACGCCTGCCAATGTGCGTTTCACTGCAAGGTCGCCTCTTAGCCAACGTGGGAACCAAGAAAGAGGAGTCAGAGCTCTCGATTTTTCCTCAAGTCTTCAACAAGGCTCATCGGTTTTTGCGCCCAGGTTTACGTCAGATGTCACCAATAGTAATAATTCCAGTATCTCAACTTCCACACCTGAAATTATGTCAACACCGTCTTCCGAAATGCGTGTTCCTGCTGCACCAACACCACTCAAGCAGCTCAAACTTACAG AAATGGTAACCATGCGTAAGCCAAGATCTCCGGCCTTGAAAGCAAGAAAACGCCTTAATTTATCTGAAGACGAAACTTCATCTGCAAAGACGCCGAGATTGACTCATCCTAGCAAATAA